In one Lolium rigidum isolate FL_2022 chromosome 3, APGP_CSIRO_Lrig_0.1, whole genome shotgun sequence genomic region, the following are encoded:
- the LOC124695335 gene encoding DDB1- and CUL4-associated factor 8-like codes for MSAVCLATGRRPAASCFFEVGRREIGSSNPRASSCRISGSEGIIMRMNQYAQLQGHTASVNAVSFSPAGDLLVSASDDTDIILWDWLAKSKRLSYPSGHQYNVLHARVMPFTNDSTIVTVAGDDQVRVGELKQGGEVTTRQIGEHDDRVKKVALEPGSPHILYTCGEDGLVQHFDLRSNSPIKLFTCYSFSERRRRVRLNTIAIDPQNPNYFSVGGSDEYVRLYDSRRINSDASSNMNLPVDTFCPKHLLKGGKVHITGIAYSKSSEMLVSYNDELVYLFQNNMGLGSNPESTLPENLDMLKEVQAYSGHRNSRTVKGVSFFGPNDEYVLSGSDCGNVFIWKKKGATSGIGRTIRIWSPESKKVIPLPKHANQIMAYNDRGRKVDASRAGATVEPGILMRLVRLHPRLSESDTEHEPSASDFASGGGDDEPFFIQFGGRSTGRRGRSDPRECIMA; via the exons ATGTCCGCTGTATGCCTGGCCACTGGCCGCCGGCCGGCTGCTAGCTGCTTCTTCGAGGTCGGCAGGCGCGAGATCGGCTCGTCCAACCCCCGCGCCTCCTCCTGTCGAATCAGCGGTTCTGAG GGCATAATCATGCGCATGAATCAGTATGCACAGTTGCAAGGTCATACCGCCTCTGTTAATGCCGTCAGCTTCAGCCCTGCTGGTGACCTTCTCGTGTCTGCTTCAGACGACACAGACATCATTCTCTGGGATTGGCTTGCTAAATCTAAAAGACTAAGTTATCCTTCTGGGCACCAATACAATGTCCTCCATGCTCGAGTGATGCCATTTACGAATGACAGCACTATTGTGACTGTTGCTGGGGATGACCAG GTCAGGGTGGGAGAACTGAAGCAGGGTGGTGAAGTAACAACCAGGCAAATAGGGGAACATGATGATCGTGTGAAGAAAGTGGCTCTCGAACCAGGAAGTCCTCACATACTTTACACTTGTGGAGAGGATGGCCTGGTACAGCAT TTTGACCTGCGCAGTAATTCACCAATAAAGCTCTTCACCTGCTATTCGTTCTCAGAGAGGAGACGTCGTGTAAGACTGAATACTATTGCCATCGACCCGCAGAACCCAAACTATTTTTCAGTTGGTGGTTCAGATGAGTATGTACGGTTGTATGATTCTAGGAGAATCAACTCGGATGCTTCAAGCAATATGAACCTACCAGTTGATACTTTCTGCCCTAAGCACCTTCTTAAGGGTGGGAAGGTCCACATCACTGGTATTGCATACTCCAAATCAAGCGAGATGCTTGTCTCATACAATGACGAGCTTGTCTATTTGTTCCAAAACAACATGGGTCTTGGTTCGAATCCTGAATCAACACTGCCAGAGAATTTGGACATGCTCAAGGAGGTACAAGCATACTCTGGTCACAGGAATTCCAGAACTGTTAAAGGAGTCAGTTTCTTTGGACCAAATGATGAATATGTTTTGAGTGGATCAGATTGTGGGAATGTCTTCATTTGGAAGAAGAAGGGAG CAACTAGCGGGATCGGCAGAACAATCAGGATTTGGTCACCTGAATCTAAGAAAGTAATTCCATTGCCGAAACATGCAAATCAA ATAATGGCTTATAATGATCGGGGTAGAAAAGTCGACGCTTCCCGAGCAGGAGCGACAGTTGAGCCTGGCATCCTCATGCGTCTGGTGAGGTTGCATCCAAGACTATCTGAATCTGACACAGAGCATGAACCGTCTGCTTCTGATTTCGCAAGCGGTGGTGGCGATGACGAACCTTTCTTCATTCAGTTTGGTGGTCGCAGTACAGGCCGAAGAGGGAGGTCCGATCCCAGGGAATGCATCATGGCATGA
- the LOC124702153 gene encoding low temperature-induced protein lt101.2: MASATFLEVILAIILPPVGVFLRYGLAVEFWICLLLTILGYIPGIIYAVYVLVA; this comes from the exons ATGGCCTCAGCGACCTTCCTTGAGGTGATCCTCGCCATCATCCTGCCGCCCGTCGGCGTCTTCCTCCGCTACGGCCTCGCC GTGGAGTTCTGGATCTGTCTCTTGCTCACCATTCTCGGGTACATTCCTGGGATCATCTACGCAGTGTACGTGCTGGTGGCCTAA